The Staphylococcus carnosus genome has a segment encoding these proteins:
- a CDS encoding DUF2750 domain-containing protein produces the protein MDYKHESFFKDLLVNETYYIAIKDKKMVRKEVDGKNYPCFWTEKSLAEEFFKDNHQSYDKIISRDIDRFVTSEMDDLFDKGDEVLVNVTDTVKGHFIDIYEFTKELMTELDRIRTVEFSRITASTDEVYGLTDKGSKHFIIISENGESKPNIMPVWSDYKSAEKVRDEDFEECEVREVEGEVFSDWLEKLRDNDEGVGINLKPGVVGTIVSAQTLKNELSY, from the coding sequence ATGGATTATAAACACGAATCATTTTTTAAGGATTTACTTGTAAATGAAACTTACTATATTGCTATCAAGGACAAGAAAATGGTAAGAAAAGAAGTAGATGGCAAAAATTATCCTTGCTTTTGGACTGAGAAAAGCTTAGCAGAAGAGTTTTTTAAAGATAATCATCAAAGTTATGATAAAATTATTTCACGCGACATCGATCGTTTTGTAACAAGTGAAATGGATGATTTATTCGATAAAGGCGATGAAGTACTTGTTAATGTTACGGATACTGTAAAAGGTCATTTTATTGATATTTATGAATTCACAAAAGAATTAATGACTGAACTTGATCGTATTCGTACTGTAGAGTTTTCACGTATTACAGCAAGCACTGATGAAGTCTATGGATTAACAGACAAAGGCAGTAAGCATTTTATTATCATCAGTGAAAATGGTGAAAGCAAGCCGAATATCATGCCAGTATGGAGTGATTACAAATCTGCTGAAAAAGTACGCGACGAAGATTTTGAAGAATGCGAAGTTCGCGAAGTAGAAGGTGAAGTTTTCAGCGACTGGTTAGAAAAATTGAGAGACAATGATGAAGGTGTAGGAATTAATCTCAAACCTGGCGTTGTTGGTACAATAGTTTCTGCGCAAACTTTAAAAAATGAACTTTCATATTAA
- the coaW gene encoding type II pantothenate kinase, translated as MKIGIDAGGTLIKIVEINNGERTFRTELSSNLDKVVDWLNNQTCTNVTLTGGKAKLIQSQLNFPSQEFVEFDASSKGLEVLLEEQGHFLDNYIFANVGTGTSLHFSDGKSQKRVGGIGAGGGMIQGLGYLLSGLSDYTELTDTAQQGDREFIDLKVKHIYKNSEPPIPGDLTASNFGHVLHNLDKELSAADKLASVMGVVGEVVTTMAITLAREFDTENVVYIGSSFNNNPLLRKVVEDYTVLRGFKPFYIEHGAFSGALGSVYLGAE; from the coding sequence ATGAAAATCGGTATTGATGCTGGCGGGACTTTAATTAAAATTGTAGAAATCAATAATGGTGAACGTACATTCCGCACTGAACTTTCTTCAAATTTAGATAAAGTAGTAGATTGGTTGAACAATCAAACGTGTACTAATGTAACTTTAACGGGTGGTAAAGCTAAATTAATACAAAGTCAATTAAACTTTCCTTCACAAGAATTTGTGGAATTTGATGCTTCTTCTAAAGGACTTGAGGTTTTATTAGAAGAACAGGGACATTTCTTAGATAATTATATTTTTGCGAATGTCGGAACCGGTACGTCATTACACTTTTCTGATGGTAAATCACAAAAACGTGTAGGCGGTATTGGTGCCGGCGGTGGGATGATTCAAGGCTTAGGTTACCTGTTATCTGGCCTTTCAGACTATACTGAACTTACTGATACAGCACAACAAGGTGATAGAGAATTTATTGACTTGAAAGTCAAACATATTTATAAAAACAGTGAACCTCCAATTCCTGGAGATTTAACAGCTTCTAACTTCGGACATGTTCTGCATAACTTAGATAAAGAACTATCTGCAGCTGATAAATTAGCTTCTGTAATGGGTGTTGTCGGCGAAGTTGTAACAACAATGGCGATTACGCTAGCACGTGAATTCGATACTGAAAACGTAGTATATATCGGTTCTTCATTTAATAACAATCCGCTTCTCCGCAAAGTAGTAGAAGACTATACAGTTTTACGCGGATTCAAACCATTCTATATCGAACACGGCGCCTTTTCAGGTGCACTCGGTAGTGTCTATTTAGGGGCTGAGTAA
- the ldmS gene encoding L-aspartate--L-methionine ligase LdmS has product MKEFRKHSEQPKVTLSDLYEDDIVYTSRPSYVSNPWLEPDEHQSNFLTGRELLIANKMPVIVHEASVTDKLKQLFDEVGKEVPNNVYKFHNQASYEHLLQSLTKEDHKKIYFQYVHSEDLVAKEDYALDKDVYVALNNKARIPEWTAGKYLPKRQIVEIEEFEAAVRDWDFPLVLKPGDDLPTAGGYGVMICYNEEDLDKAIKRINNAVEETDTIIIEQKIEAIANYCVQFAYSEQLGLKYLGTTEQLTNKYGFYNGNQSVPVDEVPQAVIEAGREIMEIGIDKGFYGVGGFDLLFDKYGDVYAIDLNFRQNGSTSMLLLDDELSGANHKFYSYFANGDNTKFFRTIMKYVRQGKIYPLSYYDGDWYGKNKVNSRFACIWHGSSREEVELNERAFLKELE; this is encoded by the coding sequence AACGTTAAGTGATTTATATGAGGACGATATTGTCTATACATCTCGACCTTCATATGTTTCAAATCCATGGTTGGAACCAGATGAACATCAATCTAACTTTTTAACTGGACGTGAATTATTAATCGCCAATAAAATGCCAGTTATTGTCCATGAAGCGAGTGTCACAGATAAACTCAAACAACTCTTTGATGAAGTAGGCAAAGAAGTACCTAATAATGTCTATAAGTTTCATAACCAAGCAAGTTATGAACATTTATTGCAATCATTAACAAAAGAAGATCACAAAAAAATCTATTTCCAATATGTGCATAGCGAAGATTTAGTAGCTAAAGAAGATTATGCGCTCGATAAAGATGTGTATGTTGCATTGAATAACAAAGCGCGTATACCTGAATGGACGGCTGGTAAATATCTGCCTAAACGTCAAATTGTAGAAATAGAAGAATTTGAAGCAGCTGTGCGAGATTGGGATTTCCCGCTTGTTTTGAAACCTGGTGATGATTTGCCGACAGCTGGTGGATATGGTGTGATGATTTGTTATAACGAAGAAGATTTAGACAAAGCCATCAAAAGAATTAATAATGCAGTTGAAGAGACAGACACAATTATTATTGAACAAAAAATCGAGGCAATTGCCAACTACTGTGTTCAGTTTGCTTATTCTGAACAATTAGGTTTGAAATATTTAGGTACAACTGAACAGTTAACGAATAAATATGGTTTCTATAATGGTAACCAAAGCGTGCCAGTTGATGAAGTACCGCAAGCTGTCATTGAAGCGGGTAGAGAAATCATGGAAATCGGTATTGATAAAGGTTTCTATGGTGTTGGCGGTTTTGATTTGCTGTTTGATAAATATGGAGATGTTTATGCAATTGATTTGAACTTCCGTCAAAATGGTTCAACAAGTATGTTGTTGTTGGATGATGAATTATCTGGTGCTAACCATAAATTTTATAGTTACTTCGCAAATGGTGACAATACAAAATTTTTCCGTACGATAATGAAGTATGTACGACAAGGTAAAATTTATCCATTGTCTTATTATGACGGAGATTGGTATGGTAAGAATAAAGTGAATTCTCGCTTTGCTTGTATCTGGCATGGCAGCAGTCGTGAAGAAGTTGAACTCAATGAACGTGCATTCTTAAAAGAATTAGAATAA